One stretch of Vogesella indigofera DNA includes these proteins:
- the ptsP gene encoding phosphoenolpyruvate--protein phosphotransferase, which yields MTTQIIRNELIQLGATVSEKTIAIKAAGELLAKAGRIAPAYIDSLLRRETVANTFLGHGVAIPHGMIEDRHLINETGIAILQVPEGVEWNPGQRVHLVIAIAAQSDEHIALLRRLTRLLQDEARLGELFTTADPYALISALDDSAVAPAAPQAAASDLSLSLSWQMNYPNGLHARPARLWTEQARRFAATLQIRNGNEVADAKNLIGLLQIGAEFGHQLHFSADGPDAAAALDALLATANQLTAQEVADAEAARKAAANAKRQHWQAPGKVLALRGISASPGLVIGQARVMKSQAIQVPDIPATLGYDGDLLESALQATREQLQTLAADTTRRLGKTEGSIFLAQAELLSDTDLITLTCQLMVEGHGVAWAWHEAVQRLADRLAALGNPLLAARATDLRDVGRRVLARLAPDLQLQDGARTQGHNEILIANDLAPSDTATLNPQQTLALVTAQGGPTSHTAILARTLDLPAVVAAGAAVLDIQDGATLIVDGDSGTIYLNASDEDLASAQQWQQAQRDKQQQAASAAQQPAVTADGARQIEVAANVNRPEQVAAALQAGAEGVGLMRTEFLFLERDDAPDEEEQYQTYRGMLSALDGKPLVIRTLDIGGDKQVPYLNLPHEENPFLGVRGVRLLLRRPDLLLPQLRALYRAASHGPLSIMFPMVSTLAEVKALRAQCEQVRVALNAPVVPLGIMVEVPAAATMADRLAEHVDFFSVGTNDLTQYVLAIDRQHPELAAEADSLHPAVLRLIAQTVAGADAHGRWVGVCGGMAGDPLGAAILTGLGVAELSMSPRDIPGAKASIRAANLAELQQLAQRALNCDSAAEVRALTGASA from the coding sequence ATGACCACCCAGATTATCCGCAACGAGCTGATCCAGCTTGGCGCCACCGTTAGCGAAAAAACCATTGCAATCAAGGCGGCAGGCGAATTGCTGGCCAAGGCCGGCCGCATCGCCCCCGCCTACATCGACAGCCTGCTGCGCCGCGAAACCGTTGCCAATACTTTTCTGGGTCATGGCGTCGCCATTCCTCACGGCATGATCGAAGACCGCCACCTGATCAACGAAACCGGCATTGCCATCCTGCAGGTGCCGGAAGGCGTGGAGTGGAATCCGGGCCAGCGCGTGCATCTGGTGATCGCCATCGCCGCGCAATCCGACGAACACATCGCGCTGCTGCGCCGTTTGACCCGCCTGCTACAGGATGAGGCCCGGCTGGGCGAGCTGTTCACCACCGCCGACCCCTACGCGCTGATCAGTGCGTTGGACGACAGCGCGGTGGCACCGGCCGCACCACAAGCCGCCGCCAGCGACCTGAGCCTGAGCCTTAGCTGGCAGATGAACTACCCCAACGGCCTGCACGCACGGCCGGCACGGCTGTGGACCGAGCAGGCACGCCGCTTTGCTGCCACGCTGCAGATCCGCAACGGCAACGAAGTCGCCGACGCCAAGAACCTGATCGGCCTGCTGCAGATCGGCGCCGAATTCGGCCACCAGCTGCACTTCTCCGCCGACGGCCCTGACGCCGCCGCGGCGCTGGACGCGCTGCTGGCGACCGCCAACCAGCTCACCGCGCAGGAAGTGGCCGACGCCGAAGCGGCACGCAAGGCCGCCGCCAACGCCAAGCGCCAGCACTGGCAGGCGCCGGGCAAAGTCCTGGCGCTGCGCGGCATCAGCGCCAGCCCAGGGTTGGTGATTGGTCAGGCGCGGGTGATGAAGTCGCAGGCAATCCAGGTGCCGGACATCCCGGCCACACTGGGTTACGACGGCGACCTGCTGGAAAGCGCGCTGCAAGCCACCCGTGAGCAGCTGCAAACGTTGGCCGCAGACACCACCCGCCGCCTCGGCAAGACCGAAGGCAGCATTTTCCTGGCGCAGGCCGAATTGCTGTCCGACACCGACTTGATTACCCTCACCTGCCAGCTGATGGTGGAAGGCCACGGCGTGGCGTGGGCGTGGCACGAGGCGGTGCAACGCCTCGCCGACCGCCTGGCGGCGCTGGGCAACCCGTTGCTGGCCGCGCGTGCCACCGATTTGCGTGACGTTGGCCGCCGCGTGCTGGCCCGACTGGCACCGGATCTGCAGCTGCAGGATGGCGCCAGGACCCAGGGCCACAATGAAATCCTGATTGCCAATGACCTGGCCCCGTCCGACACCGCGACGCTGAATCCGCAGCAGACACTGGCGCTGGTCACCGCCCAGGGCGGCCCGACCTCGCACACAGCCATCCTGGCACGTACGCTGGACCTGCCGGCGGTGGTCGCCGCCGGCGCCGCGGTGCTGGACATCCAGGACGGCGCCACGCTGATCGTCGATGGCGACAGCGGCACCATCTATCTCAACGCCAGCGACGAAGACCTCGCCAGCGCGCAGCAGTGGCAACAGGCGCAGCGCGACAAGCAGCAGCAAGCCGCCAGCGCCGCACAGCAGCCGGCCGTCACCGCCGACGGCGCGCGCCAGATCGAGGTGGCGGCCAACGTCAACCGCCCGGAGCAAGTCGCCGCCGCGCTGCAGGCCGGGGCCGAGGGCGTCGGCCTGATGCGGACCGAATTCCTGTTCCTGGAGCGCGACGACGCGCCGGACGAGGAAGAGCAGTACCAGACTTATCGCGGCATGCTCAGCGCGCTGGACGGCAAGCCGCTGGTGATCCGCACGCTGGACATCGGTGGTGACAAGCAGGTGCCCTATCTCAATCTGCCGCACGAGGAAAACCCGTTCCTCGGCGTGCGCGGCGTGCGCCTGCTGTTACGCCGCCCCGATCTGCTGCTGCCGCAACTACGCGCGCTGTACCGCGCCGCCAGCCACGGCCCGCTGTCGATCATGTTCCCGATGGTCAGCACCCTGGCCGAGGTGAAGGCGCTGCGCGCGCAGTGCGAACAGGTGCGCGTGGCACTGAATGCGCCGGTGGTGCCGCTGGGCATCATGGTGGAAGTGCCGGCCGCCGCCACCATGGCCGACCGCCTCGCCGAGCATGTCGATTTCTTCTCGGTCGGCACCAACGACCTGACGCAGTACGTGCTGGCCATCGACCGCCAGCATCCGGAACTGGCGGCGGAAGCCGACAGCCTGCACCCGGCGGTGCTGCGCCTGATCGCGCAGACCGTGGCCGGCGCCGATGCCCACGGCCGCTGGGTCGGCGTCTGCGGCGGCATGGCCGGCGATCCGCTGGGCGCGGCGATCCTCACCGGCCTCGGCGTGGCCGAGCTGTCGATGAGCCCGCGCGACATTCCCGGCGCCAAGGCCAGCATCCGTGCGGCCAACCTTGCCGAGCTGCAGCAGCTGGCGCAGCGTGCCCTCAATTGCGACAGCGCCGCCGAAGTGCGCGCGCTGACCGGAGCCTCAGCATGA
- a CDS encoding LacI family DNA-binding transcriptional regulator — translation MAKIKDVAAAAGVSPSTVSRVLCNGPVSDKVRKRVEAAMARLDYRPNLAARRLRSQHTDTIGLIVSDIRNPFFTAVSRAVEDEAYRNGMRVILCNTDENPDKEAMYLRLMQEERVTGVIFAPTRQMVASIDPQALGFPVVMIDRVSADAATDAVVLDNRRAAAQLVGHLLQQGYRDIGGLFGNTSNTGMERHAGFSEALQQAGLAAPARFVAPSVEAAEQAVLQWLAEPARPQALLVSNGVLLLGAVRAIKSASLHWPQDVALVGFDNEVWTDLLGDGLTVVEQPVNEIGRTAMAMLLERLDEPERSQRIVVLQGKLVVRGSSLTL, via the coding sequence GTGGCAAAGATCAAGGATGTGGCAGCAGCGGCGGGTGTCTCCCCGTCAACCGTCTCCAGGGTGTTGTGTAACGGCCCGGTCAGCGACAAGGTGCGCAAGCGGGTCGAGGCGGCGATGGCCAGGCTGGACTACCGCCCTAATCTGGCGGCGCGACGGCTGCGCTCCCAGCACACCGACACTATAGGATTGATCGTGTCGGATATCCGCAACCCGTTCTTTACCGCGGTCAGCCGCGCGGTGGAGGACGAGGCCTACCGTAACGGCATGCGCGTGATCCTGTGCAATACCGACGAAAACCCGGACAAGGAAGCGATGTACCTGCGCCTGATGCAGGAAGAGCGCGTCACCGGTGTGATCTTTGCGCCGACGCGACAGATGGTGGCCAGCATCGACCCGCAGGCGCTGGGCTTTCCGGTGGTGATGATCGACCGCGTTAGCGCCGATGCCGCCACCGATGCGGTGGTGCTGGACAACCGCCGTGCCGCCGCGCAGCTGGTCGGCCACCTGTTGCAGCAGGGCTATCGCGACATCGGCGGCCTGTTCGGCAATACCAGCAACACCGGCATGGAGCGCCACGCCGGATTTAGCGAGGCGCTGCAGCAGGCCGGCTTGGCCGCGCCGGCGCGTTTCGTGGCGCCAAGCGTGGAGGCGGCGGAGCAGGCGGTGCTGCAGTGGCTGGCCGAGCCGGCGCGACCGCAGGCGCTGCTGGTCAGCAACGGTGTGCTGCTACTGGGCGCGGTGCGCGCGATCAAGTCCGCCAGCCTGCACTGGCCGCAGGATGTGGCGCTGGTCGGCTTCGACAACGAGGTGTGGACTGATCTTCTCGGCGACGGCCTGACCGTGGTGGAGCAGCCGGTGAACGAGATCGGCCGCACCGCGATGGCGATGTTGCTGGAGCGGCTGGACGAGCCGGAGCGCAGCCAGCGCATCGTGGTGCTGCAGGGCAAACTGGTGGTGCGCGGCAGCAGCCTGACGCTGTAA
- a CDS encoding TetR/AcrR family transcriptional regulator, producing MQKTRIKTYDRIVQESLTLFNEHGERSITTNHIAAHLGISPGNLYYHFRNKEEIVYQIFLLYRGFITERLAVPQDRAMDVTDLVNYLDTAFEAMWRFRFMFYDLPGLMARNPQLQRDYHQFVHNEMKAILEGHFREFIRLGLLQMALEDIEAVSINIWLVVKFWFAFEQTARPNEPINEASGHRGVRQVLALLKPYVSPEFLPAFQQLLARHLRD from the coding sequence ATGCAAAAAACCCGCATCAAGACCTACGACCGCATCGTGCAGGAGAGCCTGACCCTGTTCAACGAGCACGGCGAGCGCAGCATCACCACCAACCACATCGCCGCCCACCTCGGTATCAGTCCCGGCAACCTGTACTACCACTTCCGCAACAAGGAAGAGATCGTCTACCAGATCTTCCTGCTCTATCGTGGCTTCATCACCGAGCGACTGGCTGTGCCGCAGGACCGGGCGATGGATGTCACCGACCTGGTGAATTATCTGGACACCGCCTTCGAGGCGATGTGGCGCTTCCGTTTCATGTTCTACGATCTGCCCGGGCTGATGGCGCGCAATCCGCAGCTGCAGCGCGACTATCACCAGTTCGTGCACAACGAGATGAAGGCGATCCTGGAAGGCCACTTCCGCGAGTTCATCCGCCTCGGCCTGCTGCAGATGGCACTGGAGGACATCGAGGCGGTGTCGATCAATATCTGGCTGGTGGTGAAGTTCTGGTTCGCCTTCGAGCAGACCGCGCGCCCCAACGAGCCGATTAACGAGGCGTCCGGTCATCGCGGCGTGCGTCAGGTGCTGGCACTGCTGAAGCCCTACGTCAGCCCCGAATTCCTGCCCGCCTTCCAGCAACTGCTGGCACGCCACCTGCGCGACTGA
- a CDS encoding mechanosensitive ion channel family protein produces MPAWLVSLFHSYGSDFFRSAVLVVVLLLIYGSIVRTIAANPRVPVDTRRRWMINIRNALIIIGLAGFVTIWARELQTIALSMVAFTAALVVATKELLMCLGGGLVRSMSGSYELGDIIEIGTIRGRVMDITMLSTTIIEIGPRHDAHQATGRSLNFPNSLLLTQAVARENFTGDYVMHIITIPLPYSVRPARAERLLQEIANEACAPHLEGARRHMAMLESKLLMDTPSVEPRISLQPASEKEYRLIARIALPPRERQRIEQAILHRFMFECFPETEPHPAAPAAD; encoded by the coding sequence ATGCCCGCCTGGCTAGTCTCGCTGTTCCACAGCTACGGTTCGGACTTCTTCCGCTCCGCGGTGCTGGTCGTGGTGCTGCTGCTGATTTACGGCAGTATCGTGCGCACCATTGCGGCCAACCCGCGGGTGCCGGTGGATACCCGCCGCCGCTGGATGATCAACATCCGCAACGCGCTGATCATCATCGGGCTGGCCGGCTTCGTTACCATCTGGGCGCGCGAGCTGCAGACCATCGCGCTGTCGATGGTGGCGTTCACCGCGGCGCTGGTGGTGGCCACCAAGGAGCTGCTGATGTGCCTCGGCGGCGGGCTGGTGCGTTCGATGTCGGGCAGCTACGAGCTGGGCGACATCATCGAGATCGGCACCATCCGCGGCCGGGTGATGGACATCACCATGCTCAGCACCACCATCATCGAGATCGGCCCGCGCCACGATGCGCACCAGGCCACCGGCCGCTCGCTGAACTTCCCCAACAGCCTGCTGCTGACGCAGGCGGTGGCACGCGAAAACTTCACCGGCGATTACGTGATGCACATCATCACCATCCCGCTGCCGTACAGCGTGCGCCCGGCCAGGGCGGAACGCCTGCTGCAGGAGATCGCCAACGAGGCCTGCGCGCCGCATCTGGAAGGCGCCCGCCGTCACATGGCAATGCTGGAAAGCAAGCTGCTGATGGACACGCCGTCGGTGGAGCCGCGCATTTCGCTGCAGCCGGCCAGCGAAAAGGAATACCGGCTGATCGCTCGCATTGCGCTGCCGCCGCGTGAACGACAGCGCATCGAGCAGGCGATCCTGCATCGCTTCATGTTCGAGTGCTTCCCGGAAACAGAACCGCACCCGGCGGCGCCCGCCGCGGACTGA
- a CDS encoding peptide chain release factor 3, with the protein MSAELIRIADEVARRRTFAIISHPDAGKTTLTEKLLLFSGAIQMAGTVKGKKGGKFATSDWMEIEKQRGISVASSVMQFDYRDHTVNLLDTPGHQDFSEDTYRVLTAVDSALMVIDAAKGVEEQTIKLLNVCRLRNTPIVTFMNKYDREVRDSLELLDEVENVLKIRCAPITWPIGMGKAFRGVYSLLSDEVILFEAGSEKLISDIEIIKGIDNPRLDELFPLEMEQLRMEIELVKGASNEWNLDEFLAGELTPVFFGSAINNFGVREILDALINWAPAPQLRDATVRDVAPTEGKFSGFVFKIQANMDPKHRDRIAFLRVCSGRFERGMKMKHLRLNRDIAASSVVTFMSHDREIVEEAFAGDIIGIPNHGNIQIGDSFSSGEELTFTGIPFFAPEMFRSVRIKNPLKLKQLQKGLQQLGEEGAVQVFKPHSGGDLILGAVGVLQFEVVASRLAAEYGVDAVFESSNIWSARWFSCDNRKKLDEFSDALVMNIATDAGGNLAYLAPNRVNLALTQERWPDIVFHETREHAVKLND; encoded by the coding sequence ATGTCCGCCGAACTGATCCGCATTGCCGATGAAGTTGCCCGTCGCCGCACCTTCGCCATCATCTCCCACCCTGACGCCGGTAAAACCACGCTGACCGAAAAACTGCTGCTGTTCTCTGGTGCGATCCAGATGGCCGGTACCGTCAAGGGCAAGAAAGGCGGCAAGTTCGCCACCTCCGACTGGATGGAAATCGAGAAGCAGCGCGGCATCTCGGTGGCGTCGTCGGTAATGCAGTTCGACTATCGCGACCACACCGTCAACCTGCTGGATACCCCGGGTCACCAGGACTTCTCCGAAGACACCTACCGCGTACTGACCGCGGTGGACAGCGCGCTGATGGTGATCGACGCCGCCAAGGGCGTGGAAGAGCAGACCATCAAGCTGCTCAACGTCTGCCGCCTGCGCAACACGCCTATCGTCACCTTCATGAACAAGTACGACCGTGAAGTGCGCGATTCGCTGGAGCTGCTGGACGAAGTCGAAAACGTGCTGAAGATCCGCTGCGCGCCGATCACCTGGCCGATCGGCATGGGCAAGGCCTTCCGCGGCGTGTACAGCCTGCTGTCTGACGAGGTGATCCTGTTCGAAGCCGGCAGCGAGAAGCTGATCAGCGACATCGAGATCATCAAGGGTATCGACAACCCGCGTCTGGACGAGCTGTTCCCGCTGGAAATGGAGCAGCTGCGCATGGAGATCGAACTGGTCAAGGGCGCCTCCAACGAGTGGAATCTGGACGAATTCCTCGCCGGCGAGCTGACACCGGTGTTCTTCGGCTCGGCGATCAACAACTTCGGCGTGCGCGAGATTCTGGACGCGCTGATCAACTGGGCGCCGGCGCCACAGCTGCGTGACGCCACCGTGCGCGACGTGGCGCCGACCGAGGGCAAGTTCTCCGGCTTCGTGTTCAAGATCCAGGCCAATATGGACCCGAAACACCGCGACCGCATCGCCTTCCTGCGCGTGTGCTCCGGCCGTTTCGAGCGCGGCATGAAGATGAAGCACCTGCGCCTGAACCGTGACATTGCCGCCAGCTCGGTGGTGACCTTCATGTCGCACGACCGCGAGATCGTGGAAGAGGCGTTTGCCGGCGACATCATCGGCATCCCCAACCACGGCAACATCCAGATCGGCGACAGCTTCTCCTCCGGCGAAGAGCTGACCTTTACCGGCATCCCGTTCTTTGCCCCGGAAATGTTCCGCAGTGTGCGCATCAAGAACCCGCTGAAGCTGAAGCAGCTGCAAAAAGGCCTGCAACAGCTGGGCGAAGAAGGTGCGGTGCAGGTGTTCAAGCCGCACAGCGGCGGCGACCTGATCCTCGGCGCGGTCGGCGTGCTGCAGTTTGAAGTGGTGGCCTCCCGCCTGGCCGCAGAGTACGGCGTCGATGCCGTGTTCGAATCGTCCAACATCTGGTCGGCGCGCTGGTTCAGCTGCGACAACCGCAAGAAGCTGGACGAATTCAGTGACGCGCTGGTGATGAACATCGCCACCGACGCCGGCGGCAACCTCGCCTATCTGGCGCCCAACCGCGTCAACCTGGCGCTGACGCAGGAACGCTGGCCTGACATCGTGTTCCACGAAACGCGTGAACACGCAGTGAAACTGAACGATTGA
- a CDS encoding riboflavin synthase subunit alpha, producing MFTGIVQGMARIVAIEEKTAFRSHRLALPAALLPGLQIGASVAHNGCCLTVTRIDGEEVSFDLMAETLLLTNLGTLKVGDLVNVERAARFGDDIGGHAMSGHIMSTATVTEVISSPDNRTVWFRLPAALTKYVLKKGYIGIDGCSLTIGDVSGDTFCVHLIPETLQRTLMGVRQAGDIVNIEIDPQTQAIVDTVERVLAART from the coding sequence ATGTTCACTGGCATTGTGCAAGGCATGGCGCGCATCGTCGCCATTGAAGAAAAAACCGCATTCCGCAGCCACCGGCTGGCGCTGCCGGCCGCGTTGTTGCCCGGCCTGCAGATCGGCGCCTCGGTGGCACACAACGGCTGCTGCCTGACGGTGACCCGCATCGACGGCGAGGAAGTCAGTTTCGACCTGATGGCGGAAACCCTGCTCCTGACCAATCTCGGCACGCTTAAGGTCGGCGACCTGGTCAACGTCGAGCGCGCCGCGCGTTTTGGCGACGACATCGGTGGCCACGCGATGTCCGGCCACATCATGTCCACCGCCACCGTGACCGAGGTGATCAGCAGCCCGGACAACCGCACCGTCTGGTTCCGTCTGCCGGCTGCGCTGACCAAATACGTGCTGAAAAAGGGCTATATCGGTATTGACGGCTGCAGCCTGACCATCGGCGACGTATCGGGCGACACCTTCTGCGTGCACCTGATCCCGGAAACGCTGCAGCGCACGCTGATGGGCGTACGCCAGGCCGGCGACATCGTCAACATCGAGATCGACCCGCAGACCCAGGCCATCGTCGACACCGTGGAACGGGTACTGGCGGCGCGGACATGA
- the ribBA gene encoding bifunctional 3,4-dihydroxy-2-butanone-4-phosphate synthase/GTP cyclohydrolase II, translated as MNAVTQQVWHARRAGEHSMSISPVQEIIADIKAGKMVVLMDAEDRENEGDLVMAAEHVTPEAINFMAKFGRGLICLTLTEERCKQLNLPMMATNNGTSFGTNFTVSIEAAEGVTTGISAADRAHTTLVAVARDARPTDIVQPGHVFPLKAQKGGVLVRAGHTEAGCDLSRLAGLEPASVICEIMNDDGTMARLPELLEFAKEHGLKVGTIADLIHYRSRTECFVEEVGQRLAETPFGAFQLHVFQDVLTRATHLALVCGQPHADRETLVRVHEPLSVMDLLDPMGGQHSWTIPNALEEIAEKGCGVVILLHRPESGADILARALPEQAESTVRQRWDSKTFGIGAQMLRALGVGKMKLMASPINLPSMAGFGLEVTGFVQPEHVHVDLD; from the coding sequence ATGAATGCAGTTACGCAGCAAGTCTGGCACGCACGGCGTGCGGGAGAACACAGCATGAGCATTTCCCCGGTTCAAGAAATTATCGCCGACATCAAGGCCGGCAAGATGGTGGTCCTGATGGACGCCGAAGACCGCGAAAACGAGGGCGACCTGGTGATGGCCGCCGAACACGTGACGCCGGAGGCGATCAACTTCATGGCCAAGTTCGGCCGTGGCCTGATCTGCCTGACGCTGACCGAAGAGCGCTGCAAGCAGCTGAACCTGCCGATGATGGCGACCAACAACGGCACCAGCTTCGGCACCAACTTCACCGTATCGATCGAAGCCGCCGAGGGCGTCACCACCGGCATCTCCGCCGCCGACCGCGCCCACACCACGCTGGTGGCGGTAGCGCGTGACGCGCGGCCGACCGACATCGTGCAACCCGGCCACGTGTTCCCGCTGAAGGCGCAGAAGGGCGGCGTACTGGTGCGTGCCGGCCATACCGAAGCCGGTTGCGACCTGTCACGCCTGGCCGGGCTGGAGCCGGCGTCGGTGATCTGCGAGATCATGAACGACGACGGCACCATGGCACGCCTGCCGGAACTGCTGGAATTCGCCAAGGAGCACGGCCTCAAGGTCGGCACCATCGCCGACCTGATCCACTACCGCAGCCGTACCGAGTGCTTTGTCGAGGAAGTCGGCCAGCGGCTGGCGGAAACGCCGTTCGGCGCCTTCCAGCTGCACGTGTTCCAGGACGTGCTGACCCGCGCCACCCATCTGGCGCTGGTTTGCGGCCAACCACACGCCGACCGGGAAACGCTGGTGCGCGTGCACGAGCCGCTGTCGGTGATGGACCTGCTCGACCCGATGGGCGGCCAGCACAGCTGGACCATCCCCAACGCGCTGGAAGAAATCGCGGAAAAAGGCTGCGGCGTGGTGATCCTGCTGCACCGTCCGGAATCCGGCGCCGACATTCTGGCGCGCGCGCTACCGGAACAGGCGGAGAGCACCGTCCGCCAGCGCTGGGACAGCAAGACCTTCGGCATCGGCGCGCAGATGCTGCGCGCGCTGGGCGTGGGCAAGATGAAGTTGATGGCATCGCCGATCAACCTGCCGTCGATGGCCGGTTTCGGGCTGGAGGTCACCGGCTTTGTCCAACCTGAACACGTGCACGTCGATTTGGATTAA
- the ribH gene encoding 6,7-dimethyl-8-ribityllumazine synthase: MLDQVNRIAPDLSANGLKIGVVMGRFNDVVCHGLRDACLSELVALGVNPADITLATVPGALEAPLVLQTMAKSGRFDALIALGAVIRGETYHFELVSNESGAGVTRVGLDFDIPIANAILTTETDEQAEVRMSVKGREAAQVAVEMVNLHKTLRG; this comes from the coding sequence ATGCTGGACCAAGTAAACCGTATTGCCCCCGACCTGTCTGCCAACGGCCTGAAAATCGGCGTCGTCATGGGCCGTTTCAACGACGTGGTATGCCATGGTCTGCGCGATGCGTGCTTGTCCGAGCTGGTGGCACTGGGCGTGAACCCGGCCGACATCACCCTGGCCACGGTGCCGGGTGCGTTGGAAGCACCGCTGGTACTGCAAACCATGGCCAAGTCCGGCCGCTTTGACGCGCTGATCGCACTGGGCGCGGTGATCCGCGGCGAGACCTATCACTTCGAGCTGGTATCCAACGAATCCGGCGCGGGCGTCACCCGTGTCGGTCTCGATTTCGACATCCCGATCGCCAATGCCATTCTGACCACCGAAACCGACGAGCAAGCCGAAGTGCGCATGTCGGTGAAGGGGCGTGAAGCCGCGCAAGTGGCGGTCGAAATGGTCAATCTGCACAAGACCCTGCGTGGCTGA
- the nusB gene encoding transcription antitermination factor NusB, with the protein MKTARRRAREYAVQGIYEWQLNADRPASLIEKHLRENDYFVKADEALFREILFGVLRDVADLSKRLQPYYDRDEQEVSPVERAIMLMAAFELCSHPQTPYPVIINEAIEIAKTFGGTDGHKFVNGVLDKFAADVRADEVQAIRSRRQGA; encoded by the coding sequence ATGAAAACCGCACGCCGCCGTGCCCGCGAATACGCTGTCCAGGGCATTTACGAGTGGCAGCTGAATGCTGACCGTCCCGCGTCGCTGATCGAAAAACACCTGCGCGAGAACGATTACTTCGTCAAGGCCGACGAAGCGCTGTTCCGTGAAATCCTGTTCGGCGTCCTGCGCGACGTGGCCGATCTGTCCAAACGTCTGCAGCCGTACTACGACCGCGACGAGCAGGAAGTCAGCCCGGTCGAGCGCGCCATCATGCTGATGGCGGCCTTCGAGCTGTGCTCGCACCCGCAAACACCGTATCCGGTGATCATCAACGAAGCCATCGAGATCGCCAAGACCTTCGGTGGCACCGACGGTCACAAGTTCGTCAACGGTGTGCTGGACAAGTTTGCCGCCGACGTGCGCGCCGACGAAGTGCAGGCCATCCGCAGCCGTCGTCAGGGTGCCTGA
- the thiL gene encoding thiamine-phosphate kinase has protein sequence MNEFELIRRHFTQAAPDAVLGVGDDAAIVRPSPGHDLHVSVDMLVAGRHFFPDVDPEALGHKTLAVNLSDMAAMGATPRWAVLALALPQLDGAWVEAFARGFFGLAAQHGVSIIGGDTTRGPLTLSVTIFGETPHGQALRRDAAQTGDDIWVSGELGLAAAALQQRLGRLNLALPPECQRQLEWPQPRVALGRALLGITHAALDISDGFAADLHHILDRSTCGAEVWLDALPTHPVLHSARAQLLSCIAAGGDDYELCFTASPARAAEVEAAAQQAGVAVSKVGRIVATPGLRLLDRHGTAVTLERLGYDHFA, from the coding sequence ATGAATGAATTCGAACTGATCCGCCGTCACTTCACCCAGGCCGCACCGGACGCCGTGCTCGGCGTCGGCGACGATGCCGCCATCGTGCGCCCCAGTCCCGGCCACGACCTGCACGTGTCGGTGGACATGCTGGTGGCCGGGCGCCACTTCTTCCCCGATGTCGACCCCGAGGCGCTGGGCCACAAGACGCTGGCTGTCAACCTGTCCGACATGGCGGCGATGGGTGCCACGCCTCGCTGGGCGGTGCTGGCGCTGGCACTGCCGCAACTGGACGGCGCCTGGGTGGAAGCCTTCGCGCGCGGCTTTTTCGGGCTGGCGGCGCAGCACGGCGTCAGCATCATCGGCGGCGACACTACCCGTGGCCCGCTGACACTGTCGGTGACCATCTTCGGCGAAACGCCGCACGGGCAGGCGCTGCGTCGTGACGCGGCCCAGACCGGCGACGACATCTGGGTGTCCGGCGAACTGGGGTTGGCCGCGGCCGCGTTACAGCAACGCCTCGGTCGCCTGAACCTCGCGCTGCCGCCCGAATGCCAGCGGCAGCTGGAATGGCCGCAGCCACGGGTGGCGCTGGGCCGGGCCTTGCTCGGTATCACCCACGCGGCACTGGATATTTCCGACGGCTTTGCCGCCGACCTGCACCACATTCTCGACCGCTCCACCTGCGGCGCCGAGGTCTGGCTGGACGCCTTGCCGACCCATCCGGTCCTGCATAGTGCCCGTGCGCAACTGCTGTCCTGCATCGCCGCCGGTGGTGACGATTACGAGCTGTGCTTCACCGCCAGCCCGGCTCGGGCAGCCGAAGTCGAGGCGGCAGCACAGCAGGCCGGCGTGGCGGTAAGCAAGGTTGGCCGCATCGTGGCCACGCCGGGATTACGGCTGCTGGACCGGCACGGCACCGCCGTGACACTGGAAAGACTGGGCTATGACCACTTCGCGTAA